From a region of the Vaginimicrobium propionicum genome:
- the gltX gene encoding glutamate--tRNA ligase, producing the protein MALFDKAWAQKTGGKFVLRIEDTDRNRLVPGSEEQIYEMLDWLGLCPDESPVVGGPFEPYRQSERLETYRPYVDKLIADGHAYYCWCSAERLAQMRAEQKASKQENTGYDRLCYQMSREERSKLPGFSDTPVVRMLIPGDVDTTFTDLIRGQVKAPFPDDQIILKADGFPTYHLAVVVDDHLMNIDTVVRGEEWISSTPKHLLLYKWLDWQVPQFAHMPLLRNTDHSKISKRKNPAARLTWFKEQGYLPQALRNFLQLLAYPPTDHQEVESFEGFVANFDWGKISTVGPIFDVKKLDWLNGIYIRNLNDEDLAERIIVHAKTYGQWGEIHAGREGIVRAATPLIKERLVTLNEAMPKLQFLFVNADELEYEEKAVNKLRDGLQVNKAATKVLEELDDWRAEDIQAALRAQLVDVLGIKPRFAFGPVRTATSGQQVSPPLFESLEILGKDETLKRMRRFNEYLAARG; encoded by the coding sequence AGATGAGTCGCCCGTTGTTGGCGGCCCTTTCGAGCCCTACCGGCAGTCTGAGCGGTTAGAGACTTACCGCCCTTATGTGGACAAGCTAATCGCTGATGGACATGCCTACTACTGCTGGTGCTCAGCGGAACGACTTGCCCAAATGCGTGCCGAACAAAAAGCGTCCAAACAAGAAAACACCGGTTATGACCGGCTTTGTTATCAGATGAGCAGGGAAGAACGCTCCAAACTACCCGGATTTTCTGACACCCCGGTAGTGCGCATGCTAATTCCAGGCGATGTTGACACCACATTCACCGACTTGATTCGTGGTCAAGTCAAAGCTCCCTTTCCTGATGATCAAATCATTTTGAAAGCTGACGGCTTCCCCACCTACCACCTAGCTGTAGTAGTGGACGATCATCTGATGAATATTGACACTGTGGTGCGAGGGGAAGAGTGGATTAGTTCTACCCCTAAGCACTTGCTGCTCTATAAGTGGCTAGATTGGCAAGTGCCACAGTTTGCGCACATGCCGTTGCTGCGTAACACTGACCACTCCAAGATCTCGAAACGCAAAAACCCGGCGGCTCGCCTCACCTGGTTCAAGGAGCAAGGATATCTGCCCCAAGCGCTGCGTAACTTCTTGCAGTTATTGGCCTACCCACCCACCGACCACCAGGAGGTCGAGAGCTTCGAGGGTTTCGTTGCTAATTTTGATTGGGGCAAGATCAGCACGGTAGGCCCAATCTTCGACGTTAAAAAATTGGATTGGCTAAATGGCATCTATATCCGCAACTTAAATGATGAGGATTTAGCGGAACGCATTATCGTCCACGCCAAAACCTACGGTCAGTGGGGAGAAATACATGCTGGCCGTGAGGGGATTGTGCGGGCGGCTACTCCGTTGATAAAAGAGCGGCTAGTTACTTTGAACGAAGCCATGCCCAAATTGCAGTTCCTTTTCGTTAATGCAGACGAACTGGAATATGAAGAAAAAGCGGTCAACAAATTACGTGATGGACTTCAAGTCAATAAAGCGGCCACTAAGGTTTTAGAAGAATTGGATGATTGGCGGGCAGAGGATATCCAAGCTGCGCTGCGCGCCCAGTTAGTTGATGTACTAGGGATTAAACCACGTTTCGCATTCGGTCCGGTTCGCACGGCAACTAGCGGCCAACAGGTCTCCCCGCCGCTATTTGAATCCCTAGAGATTCTTGGCAAGGACGAGACTCTAAAGCGTATGCGCCGTTTCAACGAGTACCTTGCGGCTAGAGGCTAG
- the rplD gene encoding 50S ribosomal protein L4 produces the protein MTNKVDVLGIDGKKAGQVELPAEIFDVEPNIPLMHQVVVAQLAAARQGTHSTKTRSEVSGGGKKPWRQKGTGRARHGSIRAPQWTGGGIVHGPTPRKYNQRTPKKMIAAALRSALSDRAREGLIFVVDQIVKDAPSTKKAAEFMAGIGDYTSFLVVLERSDEINWLSVRNLVNVRPIAYDQLNAYDVLSSQAVVFTKGALEAFKAGPVKGKSVKAVARESEAEEAAK, from the coding sequence GTGACAAACAAAGTTGATGTATTAGGCATTGATGGCAAGAAAGCTGGTCAGGTTGAGTTACCTGCCGAGATTTTCGATGTTGAGCCGAACATTCCTTTGATGCACCAGGTAGTTGTGGCTCAGTTGGCTGCTGCTCGCCAGGGCACCCACTCGACTAAGACTCGTTCTGAAGTTTCTGGTGGTGGAAAGAAGCCATGGCGTCAGAAGGGCACTGGCCGTGCTCGTCACGGTTCAATTCGTGCACCGCAGTGGACTGGCGGCGGCATTGTCCACGGGCCGACCCCGCGTAAATATAACCAGCGCACTCCGAAGAAAATGATTGCTGCTGCGTTGCGCAGTGCTTTGTCTGATCGCGCTCGCGAAGGCCTAATTTTCGTGGTTGACCAGATCGTCAAAGACGCGCCCTCAACTAAGAAGGCCGCTGAATTTATGGCTGGCATTGGTGATTACACCAGTTTCTTAGTTGTGCTAGAACGTAGCGACGAAATTAACTGGCTATCGGTTCGTAATTTGGTGAATGTTCGTCCGATCGCTTATGACCAGCTCAACGCTTATGACGTGTTGAGCTCGCAAGCAGTGGTCTTCACCAAGGGCGCTTTGGAGGCTTTCAAAGCAGGACCGGTCAAAGGCAAGTCGGTTAAAGCTGTTGCTAGAGAATCCGAGGCCGAGGAGGCCGCCAAGTGA
- the rpsS gene encoding 30S ribosomal protein S19: protein MPRSLRKGPFVDDHLQKKIDAQNEKGTHTVIKTWSRRSMITPDMLGHTIAVHDGRKHVPVFVTEAMIGHKLGEFAPTRTFRGHVKDDKKSRRH from the coding sequence ATGCCACGCAGCCTACGTAAGGGTCCCTTTGTAGACGACCATCTGCAAAAGAAGATCGATGCACAAAACGAGAAGGGCACGCACACCGTCATTAAGACATGGTCGCGTCGCTCAATGATTACCCCCGACATGCTCGGCCATACCATCGCCGTTCATGACGGACGCAAGCACGTCCCCGTCTTCGTGACCGAAGCTATGATCGGCCACAAGCTCGGTGAGTTCGCTCCAACGCGTACTTTCCGTGGCCACGTTAAGGACGACAAGAAGAGCCGCAGGCATTAA
- the rplC gene encoding 50S ribosomal protein L3, protein MTERNVKGVLGTKLGMTQLWDENNRVVPVTVISAGPCVVTQIRTPETDGYSAVQLGYGQVKAKKVTKPAAGHFEKAGVTPRKHLVELRTSAASEYELGQEITAEVFAGGDLVDVTGVTKGKGTAGVMKRHGFRGLGAGHGVHRKHRSPGSIGGCSTPGKVLKGLRMAGRMGHANKTVQNLKIQAVDADRGLILVRGAIPGNKGGLVVIRNAAKKGDAK, encoded by the coding sequence ATGACCGAACGCAATGTTAAGGGTGTGCTAGGCACAAAGCTTGGCATGACCCAATTATGGGATGAAAACAACCGTGTTGTGCCAGTTACGGTGATATCCGCTGGCCCGTGTGTTGTGACGCAAATCCGTACCCCTGAGACTGACGGCTACTCCGCCGTCCAGCTCGGCTACGGCCAGGTTAAAGCTAAGAAAGTTACCAAACCGGCTGCCGGGCATTTCGAGAAAGCTGGCGTCACGCCGCGCAAACACCTCGTGGAGTTGCGCACCTCTGCCGCTAGTGAATATGAACTCGGCCAGGAGATCACCGCAGAGGTGTTCGCCGGTGGCGACCTCGTCGATGTGACAGGTGTCACTAAAGGCAAAGGCACCGCAGGTGTTATGAAACGCCACGGTTTTCGTGGTTTAGGTGCCGGTCACGGTGTTCACCGCAAGCACCGCTCTCCTGGTTCTATTGGTGGCTGTTCCACCCCTGGCAAGGTGCTTAAAGGTCTGCGCATGGCTGGCCGTATGGGACACGCGAATAAGACCGTGCAGAATCTAAAGATTCAGGCGGTTGACGCTGATCGCGGCTTGATTTTGGTGCGCGGCGCAATCCCCGGAAATAAGGGTGGGCTCGTCGTGATACGCAACGCCGCAAAGAAGGGTGATGCCAAGTGA
- the rpsJ gene encoding 30S ribosomal protein S10 gives MAGQKIRIRLRAYDHEVIDTSARQIVDTVTRTGAKVAGPVPLPTEKNVWCVIRSPHKYKDSREHFEMRTHKRLIDILDPTPKTVDSLMRLDLPAGVDIEIKLP, from the coding sequence GTGGCGGGACAGAAGATCCGCATCAGGCTTAGGGCCTATGACCACGAGGTCATTGATACGTCGGCGCGTCAAATCGTCGACACTGTGACTCGTACCGGCGCCAAGGTTGCCGGCCCGGTGCCGCTGCCTACTGAAAAGAACGTGTGGTGCGTCATTCGTTCGCCCCACAAGTACAAGGACAGCCGCGAGCATTTCGAGATGCGCACGCACAAGCGGCTAATCGACATTCTCGACCCAACGCCGAAGACCGTTGATTCGCTGATGCGTCTCGACCTTCCGGCAGGTGTCGATATTGAGATCAAGCTTCCGTGA
- the rplW gene encoding 50S ribosomal protein L23, whose amino-acid sequence MSDVKINDPRDILIAPVVSEKSYALIDENKYTFIVDPRANKTQIKIAVEKIFGVKVTSVNTMNRQGKTRRTRTGIGRTANTKRAIVSVAEGQRIDIFGN is encoded by the coding sequence GTGAGCGACGTAAAGATTAACGACCCGCGCGACATTTTGATCGCACCGGTTGTTTCCGAAAAGAGCTACGCATTAATCGACGAGAACAAGTACACATTCATCGTTGATCCGCGCGCTAACAAGACCCAGATCAAGATTGCCGTAGAGAAAATCTTCGGCGTCAAGGTCACTTCGGTCAACACCATGAATCGTCAAGGTAAGACCCGCCGCACTCGTACCGGCATTGGCAGGACCGCTAACACCAAGCGTGCCATCGTCAGTGTTGCCGAGGGACAGCGGATCGATATCTTTGGCAACTGA
- the rplB gene encoding 50S ribosomal protein L2, translating into MAIRKYKPTTPGRRGSSVSDFSEVTRSTPEKSLTVAKPKTGGRNNSGRITTRHIGGGHKRAYRLIDFKRYDKDGVPAKVAHIEYDPNRTARIALLHYADGEKRYIIAPEGLTQGTKIISGQGADIKPGNNLALRNIPVGTTVHAVELRPGGGAKLGRSAGSEIQLVAREGKYATLRMPSGEMRMVDVRCRATIGGVGNAEQANINWGKAGRMRWKGVRPTVRGVVMNPHDHPHGGGEGKTSGGRHPVSPWGQPEGRTRAPKKASNKMIVRRRKSGKKR; encoded by the coding sequence ATGGCTATTCGTAAGTACAAGCCGACGACGCCGGGTCGCCGCGGGTCGAGCGTGTCAGACTTCTCCGAGGTCACGCGCTCTACTCCGGAAAAGAGCCTGACTGTCGCTAAGCCGAAGACCGGTGGACGCAACAATTCAGGTCGCATCACTACCCGTCACATTGGTGGTGGCCATAAGCGCGCCTATCGGCTAATTGATTTTAAGCGTTATGACAAGGACGGCGTACCGGCCAAGGTTGCTCATATTGAGTATGACCCGAACCGTACTGCCCGTATCGCACTACTGCATTATGCAGACGGTGAGAAGCGTTACATTATTGCTCCCGAAGGGCTAACCCAAGGCACCAAGATCATTTCTGGTCAAGGCGCTGACATTAAACCTGGGAACAACCTGGCTCTACGTAACATTCCGGTTGGCACCACCGTTCACGCGGTTGAGTTGCGTCCCGGTGGTGGCGCTAAGTTGGGTCGTTCGGCTGGGTCTGAGATTCAGCTGGTAGCTCGTGAAGGAAAATACGCCACATTGCGTATGCCGTCGGGCGAAATGCGCATGGTTGACGTTCGTTGCCGCGCCACTATTGGTGGTGTTGGTAACGCTGAGCAGGCCAATATTAACTGGGGTAAAGCCGGCCGCATGCGGTGGAAGGGTGTTCGCCCGACTGTCCGTGGTGTGGTCATGAACCCGCACGACCACCCGCACGGTGGTGGCGAGGGCAAGACCTCTGGCGGCCGTCATCCGGTTAGCCCTTGGGGCCAGCCAGAAGGACGTACCCGCGCCCCGAAGAAGGCCTCTAACAAGATGATCGTCCGACGCCGCAAGAGTGGCAAGAAGCGCTGA